One window from the genome of Brachyspira hampsonii encodes:
- a CDS encoding CCA tRNA nucleotidyltransferase, with product MKKIFTDIPHPIKEVARILYVEGFQCFLVGGAVRDSIMGITPHEYDITTDARPEDVQRIFKYTIPTGIKHGTILVIIEDMHVEITTFRSDGNYSDGRHPDNVVYASSIEEDLPRRDLTINAMAYNILDGSLIDMFDGMKDIKKKIVKSVGNPYERFREDGLRIMRAIRFATKLDFDIEKETFDAITHSTGMLASIAAERIREEFNGILLSKNPFRGLELLRKTGVLSLILPELMQGFGVNQNKFHKYDVYYHILHTVQSVEPLETEELTLLVRLAALFHDIAKPMVQKKVSKQDDPVYYNHEVVGANVAKKIMKRLKYSNAEIDFVTLLVRQHMFYYQDEWTDGAVRRFMRAIGVENIKPLLRLREADRLGSGNRKDKESKAIPKLLARIDKIIEEENAITVKDLKIDGNDLINEFNLNPGPLIGKILNYLLDLILDEPELNNKEFLMEKTKNFLESNNIKDGV from the coding sequence GTGAAAAAAATATTTACAGATATACCTCATCCGATAAAAGAAGTAGCAAGAATACTATATGTTGAAGGTTTTCAATGTTTTTTAGTAGGCGGTGCAGTTAGAGATTCTATAATGGGCATTACTCCGCATGAATATGATATCACCACAGATGCCAGACCTGAAGATGTACAAAGAATATTTAAATATACAATTCCAACAGGCATAAAGCATGGAACCATACTAGTAATTATAGAAGATATGCATGTAGAAATAACAACCTTTAGAAGTGATGGAAATTACAGTGACGGAAGACACCCTGATAATGTTGTATATGCTTCTAGTATAGAGGAAGATTTGCCTAGAAGGGATTTAACAATAAATGCTATGGCGTATAATATTTTAGACGGAAGTCTGATAGATATGTTTGACGGCATGAAAGATATAAAGAAAAAAATAGTAAAATCTGTAGGCAATCCTTATGAAAGATTCAGAGAAGACGGACTTAGAATAATGCGTGCCATAAGATTTGCTACAAAATTAGATTTCGATATAGAAAAAGAAACATTTGATGCTATAACGCACTCTACAGGAATGCTTGCTTCAATTGCAGCAGAAAGAATAAGAGAAGAATTTAACGGCATACTATTATCCAAAAACCCTTTCAGAGGTTTAGAATTACTTAGAAAAACAGGTGTATTATCTTTAATACTGCCTGAACTTATGCAGGGGTTTGGAGTAAATCAGAATAAATTCCATAAGTATGATGTTTATTATCATATTCTTCATACAGTACAATCAGTAGAACCTTTAGAAACTGAAGAATTAACATTATTGGTAAGGCTTGCAGCACTATTTCATGATATAGCTAAACCTATGGTTCAAAAAAAAGTGTCTAAACAAGATGATCCTGTTTATTATAATCATGAGGTTGTAGGAGCTAATGTTGCCAAAAAAATAATGAAGAGATTAAAATATTCTAATGCTGAAATAGATTTTGTTACATTATTGGTAAGACAGCATATGTTTTACTATCAAGATGAATGGACTGACGGTGCGGTTAGAAGATTTATGCGTGCTATTGGCGTTGAAAATATAAAACCTCTTTTAAGATTAAGAGAAGCGGACAGACTTGGAAGCGGAAACAGAAAAGATAAAGAAAGCAAAGCTATACCTAAATTATTGGCTAGAATAGACAAGATAATCGAAGAAGAAAATGCTATTACAGTAAAAGATCTAAAAATAGACGGAAATGATTTAATCAATGAATTTAATTTAAATCCAGGACCTTTAATAGGAAAAATACTCAATTATTTATTGGATTTAATATTAGATGAACCAGAATTGAATAATAAAGAATTCCTTATGGAAAAAACAAAAAACTTTTTAGAGAGTAACAATATAAAAGATGGGGTTTAA